A single region of the Pontibacter kalidii genome encodes:
- the rplM gene encoding 50S ribosomal protein L13 has translation MDHLSYKTLTVSKKTANKGWVIVDAGQGSLGRVASEVAKILKGKHKPSYTPFADCGDNVIIINADDTRFTGRKWDQKYYLTHTGYPGGQKRTSPRELKAKSSTLLVERAVRGMLPKNRLGRELFRNLHVFAGSEHPFAAQQPKELTLNI, from the coding sequence ATGGATCATTTAAGTTATAAGACCCTTACTGTCAGCAAGAAGACAGCCAACAAAGGCTGGGTGATTGTTGATGCAGGGCAAGGAAGCTTGGGTCGTGTGGCATCTGAAGTTGCCAAGATCCTGAAAGGCAAGCACAAGCCTTCGTATACTCCTTTCGCTGACTGCGGCGACAACGTGATCATTATCAACGCTGATGACACACGTTTCACAGGCCGTAAGTGGGATCAGAAGTACTACCTGACGCATACGGGTTACCCAGGCGGCCAGAAGAGAACTTCTCCACGTGAGCTTAAGGCTAAATCATCTACGCTGCTTGTAGAGCGCGCTGTTCGTGGCATGTTGCCTAAAAACAGACTGGGCCGCGAGCTGTTCCGTAATCTTCATGTTTTTGCAGGAAGCGAGCATCCGTTCGCCGCTCAGCAGCCAAAAGAATTAACCCTCAATATCTAA
- the amaB gene encoding L-piperidine-6-carboxylate dehydrogenase: MKQTIDAAPLVKEISDVLHQLGIKEVNPAYSTGLSWGGHEGRTTRTINSPADGNTIATVNMATAEDYDKVVVQAEEAFKVWRKVPAPKRGEVVRQIGDKLRQHKEALGKLVSYEMGKIYQEGLGEVQEMIDICDFAVGLSRQLHGYTMHSERPQHRMYEQYHPLGIVGVISAFNFPVAVWSWNAMLAAVCGDVVIWKPSEKTPLTGVACQHIIKEVLAENELPEGIFNLIIGDAEIGSLMSHDKRVPLVSATGSTRMGKKVGEAVGARLGKSLLELGGNNAIILTESADMEMALRAIVFGAVGTCGQRCTSTRRLIIHENIYEQVKERLLKVYPNLPIGHPLDSTTLVGPLIDKDAVDAFTSALEKVQQEGGTLLTGGDILSGEGYETGTYVKPAIVEAENHYEMVQEETFAPILYLIKYSGDVENAIELQNGVRQGLSSAIFSTNLLETEAFLGHWGSDCGIANVNIGTSGAEIGGAFGGEKDTGGGRESGSDAWRIYMRRQTNTINYSRELPLAQGIRFDIMD; this comes from the coding sequence CGTACTACCCGCACCATCAACTCACCGGCAGACGGCAACACCATTGCCACCGTGAACATGGCTACCGCCGAAGATTACGACAAGGTGGTGGTGCAGGCCGAGGAAGCTTTTAAAGTATGGCGCAAGGTGCCCGCCCCGAAGCGCGGCGAGGTAGTGCGCCAGATCGGCGATAAGCTGCGCCAGCACAAAGAAGCACTGGGTAAGCTGGTGAGCTACGAAATGGGCAAAATATACCAGGAAGGCCTGGGCGAGGTGCAGGAGATGATCGACATCTGCGACTTTGCCGTTGGCCTCTCACGCCAGCTGCACGGCTACACGATGCACTCGGAGCGACCGCAGCACCGCATGTACGAGCAGTACCACCCGCTGGGCATCGTGGGTGTGATCTCAGCTTTCAACTTCCCGGTGGCGGTTTGGAGCTGGAACGCGATGCTGGCTGCCGTTTGCGGCGATGTGGTGATCTGGAAGCCATCAGAGAAAACGCCGCTGACGGGCGTGGCCTGCCAGCATATCATCAAGGAGGTACTGGCTGAGAACGAGCTGCCGGAGGGAATCTTTAACCTGATCATCGGCGATGCCGAGATCGGCAGCCTGATGAGCCACGACAAGCGCGTGCCGTTGGTATCGGCTACGGGCTCTACACGCATGGGCAAGAAGGTAGGCGAGGCCGTTGGTGCCCGTCTGGGTAAATCCCTGCTGGAGCTGGGCGGTAACAACGCCATTATACTTACCGAGAGTGCTGACATGGAAATGGCCCTGCGCGCTATCGTGTTCGGTGCCGTGGGTACCTGCGGACAACGCTGTACCTCCACCCGTCGCCTCATCATTCATGAGAACATCTACGAGCAGGTAAAAGAGCGCTTGCTGAAAGTATACCCGAATCTGCCTATCGGTCATCCGCTGGACAGCACGACGCTGGTGGGCCCACTTATCGACAAAGATGCCGTTGACGCTTTTACCAGTGCGCTGGAGAAGGTGCAGCAGGAGGGAGGCACCCTGCTGACGGGTGGCGACATCCTGAGCGGCGAAGGCTATGAAACCGGCACCTATGTGAAACCAGCCATCGTGGAGGCCGAAAACCACTATGAGATGGTGCAGGAAGAGACATTTGCCCCGATCTTATACCTGATCAAGTATAGCGGCGATGTGGAGAATGCCATTGAGTTGCAGAACGGCGTGCGCCAGGGCCTGTCCTCGGCTATCTTCTCTACTAACCTGCTCGAGACCGAGGCCTTCCTGGGCCACTGGGGTTCTGACTGCGGCATTGCCAACGTGAACATCGGTACATCGGGTGCCGAGATCGGCGGTGCCTTTGGTGGCGAGAAAGACACAGGTGGTGGCCGTGAGTCGGGTTCCGATGCCTGGAGAATATACATGCGCCGCCAGACCAATACCATCAACTACAGCCGTGAGCTGCCGCTCGCACAAGGCATCCGGTTCGACATCATGGACTAA
- a CDS encoding RidA family protein produces MATNKELLNSSKAPEPVGLYPHARRVGNLLFLSGVGPRERGTKKIPGVELDEQGNILRYDIEAQCRSVFQNVRYILEDAGSSWESLVDVTVFLTNMKDDFATYNRLYAEYFKDNQPCRTTVEVNKLPTPIAIELKCIAMID; encoded by the coding sequence ATGGCAACTAACAAAGAGCTACTCAACTCGAGTAAGGCACCGGAGCCGGTGGGCCTGTACCCGCACGCGCGGCGCGTAGGCAACCTGCTGTTTCTGTCGGGCGTGGGGCCACGGGAGCGCGGCACCAAGAAGATACCCGGCGTGGAGCTGGACGAGCAGGGCAACATCCTGCGCTACGACATAGAGGCGCAGTGCCGCTCGGTGTTTCAGAACGTGCGCTACATTCTGGAGGACGCCGGTTCCAGCTGGGAGAGCCTGGTGGACGTGACGGTTTTCCTGACGAACATGAAGGATGACTTTGCCACTTACAACCGCCTGTATGCCGAGTATTTTAAGGACAACCAGCCGTGCCGCACCACCGTGGAGGTAAACAAGCTGCCCACGCCCATTGCCATCGAACTGAAGTGTATCGCTATGATTGACTAA
- a CDS encoding MutS family DNA mismatch repair protein produces the protein MSENRESLYLDRASAFAGQEKKAAATSSAVSWLRVGVFVAGAVLAYLLFKSGNNNAGALAILGFYSLFILVMRWHSRLNFRYQQLRLLRQVNEQEVERLQGKLSKFDGGQEFVDDHHPYTSDLDIFGQSSLFQLLNRSVTSIGKYKLALWLRKAALPEQVLRRQEAVSELASPLRLEWLQEFLALPMHYKHDAESAAGFIHWFKNKAFFRQHGWLKPLLFILPVLTLAAIAAWFYGFTGWIAVGLLLVQFFLAYKFRVERDEYYEKSIGIYEAMRSYTKQLQHLEQHQFSSPVLQEMQQKLIKSGTRSSVSINRLANIIDFFSWRLSTLMAFFLNNILLWDFVWMYRLESWKEQHLQQLEQSLEVLAEFEALASMAAFQHAHPHFAVPRLSQSPFLYQASALAHPLIFSVKPVANDFEMQGIGHTIVITGSNMSGKTTFLRTVGINMVLALMGAPVCAKSMTVAPAQVYTAMRTADNLSENTSSFYAELKRLRVLLELTEQGQPVFYLLDEILKGTNSRDRHIGAMSLIRQLHKRNASGLISTHDLELGAMEQELRGSVENYSFNSDIIGNEINFDYKLTPGLCRSFNASKLMQLMGIEIEEEA, from the coding sequence GTGAGCGAAAACAGAGAAAGTTTATACTTAGACAGGGCTTCGGCCTTTGCCGGACAGGAAAAAAAAGCGGCCGCTACCTCCAGTGCCGTTTCGTGGCTGCGGGTGGGCGTGTTTGTGGCCGGTGCTGTGCTGGCGTATCTTCTCTTTAAGAGCGGTAACAACAACGCCGGTGCCCTGGCCATACTTGGCTTCTACTCCCTTTTTATACTTGTAATGCGCTGGCACAGTCGCCTAAACTTTCGGTATCAGCAACTGCGCCTGCTGCGGCAGGTAAACGAGCAGGAGGTGGAGCGGCTGCAGGGCAAGCTAAGCAAGTTCGACGGCGGTCAGGAATTCGTGGATGATCACCACCCTTATACTTCTGATCTTGACATTTTTGGGCAAAGTTCGCTTTTCCAGCTGCTCAATCGCTCCGTTACCAGCATTGGCAAGTATAAACTGGCCCTGTGGCTGCGCAAGGCCGCATTACCGGAGCAGGTGCTGCGGCGGCAGGAGGCTGTTTCCGAATTGGCCTCGCCTTTAAGGCTGGAGTGGCTGCAGGAATTCCTGGCGCTGCCCATGCACTACAAACACGATGCGGAGTCGGCCGCAGGATTTATCCATTGGTTTAAGAACAAGGCCTTTTTCCGGCAGCATGGCTGGCTGAAACCGCTGTTGTTTATACTTCCGGTACTTACGCTGGCGGCCATTGCGGCTTGGTTTTATGGCTTTACCGGTTGGATAGCAGTCGGCTTGCTGCTGGTGCAGTTCTTTCTGGCTTACAAGTTCCGGGTGGAGCGCGACGAGTATTACGAAAAGAGCATCGGCATTTACGAGGCTATGCGCAGCTACACCAAACAGCTACAGCACCTGGAGCAGCACCAGTTCAGCTCGCCTGTACTTCAGGAAATGCAGCAGAAGCTAATCAAATCCGGCACCAGGTCCTCGGTAAGTATAAACAGGCTCGCCAACATCATCGATTTCTTTTCCTGGCGCCTGAGCACCCTGATGGCTTTTTTCCTAAACAACATCTTGCTGTGGGATTTTGTGTGGATGTACCGCCTGGAGAGCTGGAAGGAACAGCACCTGCAGCAGCTGGAGCAGAGCCTGGAGGTATTGGCGGAGTTTGAGGCGCTGGCAAGTATGGCAGCCTTTCAGCACGCGCACCCGCACTTCGCCGTGCCGCGCCTCAGCCAGTCGCCTTTCCTTTACCAGGCCTCGGCGCTGGCGCACCCGCTCATCTTCTCGGTTAAGCCTGTTGCCAACGATTTCGAGATGCAGGGGATTGGCCATACCATCGTCATCACGGGCTCCAACATGTCGGGCAAGACTACTTTTTTGCGAACGGTAGGCATTAACATGGTACTGGCGCTGATGGGCGCTCCGGTGTGTGCCAAAAGTATGACCGTGGCCCCGGCGCAAGTATACACAGCCATGCGTACCGCCGATAATTTGTCTGAGAACACCTCCTCTTTCTACGCCGAACTCAAGCGCCTGCGCGTGCTGCTGGAGCTGACGGAGCAGGGGCAGCCGGTTTTCTACCTCCTCGACGAGATCCTGAAGGGCACCAACTCCCGCGACCGTCACATCGGGGCCATGTCGCTGATACGGCAGCTGCACAAACGCAACGCCTCCGGCCTCATCTCCACCCACGACCTGGAGCTGGGCGCGATGGAACAGGAACTGCGGGGCAGCGTAGAAAACTACAGCTTCAACAGCGACATCATCGGCAACGAGATCAACTTCGACTATAAACTGACGCCCGGCCTCTGTCGCAGCTTTAACGCCAGTAAATTGATGCAGCTGATGGGCATTGAAATTGAGGAAGAAGCCTGA
- a CDS encoding M56 family metallopeptidase, whose protein sequence is MPELLLYLLKVNVALVLFYLAYHVALRRLTFYQLNRLFLVFGIVFSTVYPFIDLSTLFANKQQMAAAYLVTMPAWAYATPTATPAPAAFDYWQLPVYVFWAGVSVMLVRFILQLASLYRIHAASEPVTYKAVPFRKVKSITQAFSFWQTIYLNPSQHKPEELESILRHELIHVTGWHTLDVLLAELSVVFYWFNPGAWLMKKVMKENLEFIADHNVVNAGIDRKEYQYLLLKVVGATQPQIANQFNFPSLKRRIAMMNKMPTHKVSRLRLLIVLPLVTVLLFAFRSAVPDTEVIAGTEAEAPQQSGDIPLPEEFVKQLKQNPSVKSVRGRKVNNRSAIVLSLKGGGTEVYYLDDAKSVAELERKYNLPALPPPPPPAPEAPDAPELPAPPPPVPANEALPAPPPPAQEKTEAKAGLPESALYYIDGVEASSEAAKKLDPKEIHSINVLKGEAATKEFGSKASNGLISIITKENQNSPGVKEFSKRLSAQTIANPGTPPPPSQEENADEAFVFILDEVPYYKDRSNWPTDYKAFLKRNPTVEKVGWKFSNRREYNLESLVLFLKSGKVETYAYNGNPRIPAAEAKYGQLPQLPPPPPPAKANE, encoded by the coding sequence ATGCCTGAATTGCTCCTATACCTGCTAAAAGTGAACGTGGCGCTGGTGCTGTTTTACCTGGCGTACCATGTGGCACTCCGACGGCTCACGTTTTACCAACTCAACCGCCTGTTCCTGGTGTTCGGCATTGTGTTTTCCACAGTATACCCTTTTATAGATCTATCGACCCTATTTGCCAATAAGCAGCAGATGGCGGCGGCCTACCTGGTAACCATGCCTGCGTGGGCCTATGCCACACCAACTGCCACCCCTGCACCCGCAGCCTTTGATTATTGGCAGCTGCCGGTGTATGTGTTCTGGGCTGGAGTAAGTGTGATGCTTGTGCGGTTTATACTTCAGCTGGCTTCACTCTACCGGATACATGCCGCTTCGGAGCCCGTAACGTATAAAGCTGTGCCTTTCCGGAAAGTAAAAAGCATCACCCAGGCCTTCTCCTTCTGGCAAACCATCTACCTGAACCCCTCGCAGCACAAGCCGGAAGAACTGGAGTCCATACTGCGGCACGAGCTGATCCACGTAACCGGCTGGCACACCTTGGATGTGCTGCTGGCAGAGTTGAGCGTGGTATTTTATTGGTTTAACCCAGGGGCCTGGCTCATGAAAAAAGTCATGAAGGAAAACCTGGAGTTCATTGCCGACCACAACGTAGTGAACGCCGGCATAGACCGGAAAGAATATCAATACCTTTTACTGAAAGTTGTAGGCGCCACACAACCTCAGATTGCCAATCAATTCAATTTCCCATCCCTAAAAAGAAGAATTGCCATGATGAACAAAATGCCTACCCATAAGGTCAGCCGGCTCAGGTTGCTGATCGTGCTGCCGCTTGTTACTGTTTTGCTTTTTGCTTTCAGAAGCGCTGTGCCTGACACTGAAGTAATAGCCGGCACTGAAGCAGAGGCTCCGCAACAAAGTGGAGACATCCCGCTACCGGAAGAGTTTGTAAAACAGCTAAAGCAAAACCCCAGTGTAAAGAGCGTGCGCGGCAGAAAGGTTAACAACCGGAGCGCCATAGTACTTAGCCTGAAAGGCGGCGGCACGGAAGTGTACTACCTGGATGATGCCAAAAGCGTAGCCGAGCTCGAGCGCAAGTATAACCTGCCTGCGCTCCCTCCGCCACCACCACCAGCACCAGAGGCCCCAGATGCACCGGAGTTACCGGCTCCACCCCCACCAGTACCAGCAAACGAGGCCCTGCCAGCTCCACCTCCCCCTGCTCAGGAGAAAACTGAGGCAAAGGCAGGCTTGCCAGAATCAGCCTTATATTACATTGATGGGGTGGAGGCATCAAGTGAGGCTGCAAAGAAGTTAGACCCGAAGGAGATCCACAGTATCAATGTACTTAAAGGAGAGGCTGCCACGAAAGAATTTGGCAGCAAAGCGTCCAATGGATTGATTTCCATCATAACCAAGGAAAACCAGAACTCTCCCGGAGTGAAAGAATTTAGCAAGAGGCTTTCTGCACAGACTATAGCAAACCCAGGAACTCCGCCACCGCCGTCGCAAGAGGAGAATGCAGATGAAGCCTTTGTGTTTATACTTGACGAGGTGCCTTATTACAAGGACAGGTCGAACTGGCCTACGGATTATAAAGCGTTCTTAAAGAGGAACCCAACTGTAGAAAAGGTAGGCTGGAAGTTTAGCAACAGGAGAGAGTACAACCTGGAATCTCTCGTTCTCTTCCTGAAGAGCGGCAAAGTGGAGACCTATGCTTACAACGGGAACCCGCGCATACCAGCCGCAGAAGCCAAGTATGGCCAGCTGCCTCAACTGCCTCCACCGCCACCGCCTGCAAAAGCGAACGAGTAG
- the rpsI gene encoding 30S ribosomal protein S9 gives MEVINTSGRRKTSVARIYMTAGQGNITINGRDIKEYFPSEVLQTIVNQPFRTLEAIGKYDVKANLKGGGVSGQAEALRLAISKALVVENAETKSALKKEGFITRDPRMVERKKFGKRKARRSFQFSKR, from the coding sequence ATGGAAGTTATCAATACATCTGGTAGAAGAAAAACCTCGGTGGCTCGTATCTACATGACGGCCGGGCAAGGGAATATCACTATTAACGGTAGAGATATCAAGGAATACTTCCCTAGCGAAGTACTTCAAACTATTGTGAATCAGCCGTTCAGAACCTTAGAAGCAATTGGCAAGTACGATGTGAAAGCCAATCTTAAAGGGGGTGGTGTAAGCGGCCAGGCTGAAGCACTTAGACTTGCTATCTCTAAAGCACTGGTAGTAGAAAACGCCGAGACTAAATCAGCTCTTAAGAAAGAGGGCTTCATCACGCGTGACCCACGCATGGTAGAGCGTAAGAAGTTCGGTAAGCGTAAAGCGCGTCGTTCATTCCAGTTCAGCAAACGTTAA
- the tsf gene encoding translation elongation factor Ts, protein MAITAQDVNKLRQETGAGMMDCKKALTEANGDFEAAKDILRKQGQKIASKRADNATSEGIVLTHVSEDGKNGKVIALACETEPVSKVADFQNLAKAAMETAVSTNAATKEELLAAPQADGRSLQDHITDLMGKIGEKIDVVSYQTVAAEKVVNYNHSNGKLGVLVGLTNTGGAEVEEVGKDVAMQIAAMNPIAVDKDGVDSATVEREIEVGKEQARAEGKPEQMLEKIAMGKLNKFYKDNTLLNQDFVKDPSVSVAKLLDNTSKGMTVTEFKRVAIG, encoded by the coding sequence ATGGCTATTACAGCACAAGACGTTAATAAACTCCGTCAGGAAACCGGAGCCGGTATGATGGACTGCAAGAAAGCACTTACTGAAGCTAACGGCGACTTTGAGGCAGCTAAAGATATTCTGCGTAAGCAAGGCCAAAAGATTGCCAGCAAGCGTGCTGATAACGCTACCTCTGAGGGTATCGTGCTGACACACGTAAGCGAAGACGGCAAAAACGGTAAAGTAATTGCCCTGGCTTGCGAAACGGAACCGGTATCGAAGGTAGCTGACTTCCAGAACCTGGCTAAAGCTGCTATGGAAACTGCCGTTTCTACAAACGCCGCCACAAAAGAAGAACTGCTTGCTGCTCCTCAGGCTGATGGCCGCTCACTGCAGGACCACATCACGGATCTGATGGGTAAAATCGGTGAGAAAATCGACGTTGTTTCTTACCAGACTGTAGCTGCTGAGAAAGTGGTGAACTACAACCACTCTAACGGCAAACTAGGTGTATTGGTAGGCCTTACGAACACTGGCGGTGCTGAGGTAGAGGAAGTAGGTAAAGACGTGGCGATGCAGATTGCTGCTATGAACCCAATCGCGGTTGACAAAGACGGCGTTGACTCTGCTACTGTGGAGCGCGAGATCGAGGTTGGTAAAGAGCAGGCGCGTGCCGAAGGCAAGCCAGAGCAAATGCTGGAGAAAATCGCGATGGGCAAGCTGAACAAGTTCTACAAAGACAACACCCTGTTGAACCAGGACTTCGTGAAAGATCCTTCTGTTTCTGTAGCCAAGCTACTTGACAACACAAGCAAAGGTATGACTGTAACGGAGTTCAAGCGTGTAGCTATCGGTTAA
- the rpsB gene encoding 30S ribosomal protein S2, whose amino-acid sequence MASTNYKELLEAGVHFGHLTRKWDPKMAPYIFMEKNGIHIIDLNKTLVALDEATAAIKNIAKSGRKILFVATKKQAQEIVAEEARRLKMPYVTERWLGGMLTNFATVRKSLKKMSTIDKMMKDPEQSKALAKREKLMLSREREKLDRVLGGINDLSRLPAALFVVDVKREHIAVKEAHKLNLPVFAICDTNSNPEQVDFPIPANDDASKSVALIVSIVGKAIEEGLSERKVDKEETERKRSEEEGIKEKQEADEQ is encoded by the coding sequence ATGGCAAGTACTAATTATAAAGAATTACTTGAGGCAGGTGTTCACTTTGGCCACCTTACCCGCAAGTGGGACCCGAAGATGGCTCCATACATCTTCATGGAGAAGAACGGTATCCACATTATTGACCTGAACAAAACTTTGGTTGCGCTGGATGAGGCTACGGCCGCTATCAAGAACATCGCAAAGTCTGGTCGTAAGATACTTTTTGTAGCAACCAAGAAGCAAGCGCAGGAAATCGTGGCTGAAGAGGCCCGTCGCCTGAAGATGCCTTACGTAACCGAGCGTTGGCTGGGTGGTATGCTGACAAACTTCGCCACTGTGCGTAAGTCTCTGAAGAAAATGTCTACCATCGACAAAATGATGAAAGACCCGGAGCAGTCTAAGGCACTGGCGAAGCGTGAGAAGCTGATGCTGTCTCGTGAGCGTGAGAAACTGGACCGTGTACTAGGTGGTATCAACGACCTGTCTCGCCTGCCAGCGGCTCTGTTCGTGGTAGACGTGAAGCGTGAGCACATCGCGGTGAAAGAGGCTCATAAACTGAACCTGCCAGTATTCGCTATCTGCGATACGAACTCTAACCCAGAGCAGGTAGACTTCCCAATCCCGGCAAACGACGACGCTTCTAAGTCTGTAGCCCTGATCGTATCGATCGTAGGCAAGGCTATCGAAGAAGGTCTGTCTGAGCGTAAAGTGGACAAAGAGGAAACTGAGCGCAAGCGTTCTGAAGAAGAAGGCATCAAGGAGAAGCAGGAAGCTGACGAGCAATAA
- a CDS encoding RNA polymerase sigma factor — MEKIGYQDVNQQVVQRCKSGEHRAQYELYKLYSKAMFNVSMRITNDYAEAEDVLQEAFLSAFRNMHHYKGEASFGSWLKKIVINAAINAVRKRRSELVPMDDRTVAEVPDEVTEDDSEWQVEQVRRAIQKLPDGYRVVLSLYLLEGYDHAEIGEVLGISESTSKSQYSRARKKLLEIMKEPQFMA; from the coding sequence TTGGAAAAAATTGGCTACCAGGATGTGAACCAGCAGGTGGTGCAGCGCTGCAAAAGCGGTGAACACCGGGCGCAGTATGAACTGTACAAACTCTACTCCAAAGCTATGTTTAACGTGAGCATGCGCATCACCAACGATTACGCCGAGGCCGAGGATGTGCTGCAGGAGGCTTTTCTGAGTGCCTTCAGGAACATGCACCACTATAAGGGCGAGGCGAGCTTCGGCAGTTGGCTGAAGAAGATCGTGATCAACGCGGCCATCAACGCGGTGCGCAAACGTCGCTCGGAACTGGTGCCGATGGATGACCGCACCGTGGCCGAGGTGCCGGATGAGGTAACGGAGGACGACTCGGAGTGGCAGGTGGAGCAGGTGCGGCGTGCCATCCAGAAGCTACCCGATGGTTATCGGGTGGTGCTGAGTTTATACTTGCTGGAGGGATACGACCATGCTGAGATAGGCGAGGTGCTGGGCATCTCGGAGTCTACCTCTAAATCGCAGTACAGCAGGGCACGCAAAAAGCTATTGGAGATAATGAAGGAGCCGCAGTTTATGGCATAA
- a CDS encoding DUF4097 family beta strand repeat-containing protein, whose protein sequence is MYNALRLMLVLLLAPMLAMAQAKDSAPCPDVTVDLSGLRVLEDMKLENLADLKELKSLAALESLSELKHLAEMKHLVIIDQTGNMGAEAAFDAEKRKTIDKTFKVSSKDALNIENQWGKVHVNTWDKNEIRVKVDVIARAATEDRAQMMLDNVTIKESREGSTYSFRTEKSPMRINGHNNNRSLEINYTIYMPAENALAVKNKFGDVYLASMKGKVDVDMQYGNLKCDRLANSSNNVKLTYGSGNCAYINGGVISVAYADMKVEEAGGLQGSSQYGDFSVGSLQETMDMKVQYGSFRIDNISNNIRKISLDSGFTPLNLNFADNTNFNFDVNVQFGNFNVDKSLVTITSLEKDYTSAEYKGRFGGPSPQGMVSITSRYGDVKFTK, encoded by the coding sequence ATGTATAACGCTCTACGCCTTATGCTGGTGCTGCTACTGGCACCTATGCTGGCCATGGCACAGGCCAAAGACAGCGCGCCTTGTCCGGATGTAACAGTGGACCTGTCCGGACTACGTGTGCTGGAAGATATGAAGCTGGAGAACCTGGCTGACCTGAAGGAGCTGAAGAGCCTGGCCGCGCTGGAAAGCCTGTCGGAACTGAAGCACCTGGCAGAGATGAAACACCTGGTAATAATTGACCAGACCGGAAACATGGGTGCAGAAGCTGCTTTTGATGCCGAGAAGCGCAAAACCATCGACAAGACCTTTAAGGTGAGTAGCAAAGATGCCCTGAACATCGAGAACCAGTGGGGCAAAGTGCACGTGAACACCTGGGACAAGAATGAAATCAGGGTAAAGGTGGATGTAATTGCCCGCGCTGCCACCGAGGATAGAGCCCAGATGATGCTGGACAACGTTACTATCAAGGAAAGCCGCGAAGGCAGTACCTACTCTTTCCGCACCGAGAAGAGCCCGATGCGCATCAACGGGCACAACAACAACAGAAGCCTGGAGATAAACTATACCATCTACATGCCAGCCGAGAATGCCCTTGCCGTAAAGAACAAATTCGGCGATGTGTACCTGGCCTCTATGAAAGGTAAGGTGGATGTAGACATGCAGTACGGAAACCTGAAATGCGACCGATTGGCAAACTCCAGCAACAACGTAAAACTGACGTACGGCTCTGGGAACTGTGCCTATATTAACGGCGGTGTTATTAGTGTGGCTTATGCAGACATGAAAGTGGAGGAAGCCGGCGGCCTGCAAGGTTCTTCTCAGTATGGTGACTTTAGTGTGGGCAGCCTACAGGAGACAATGGACATGAAGGTACAGTACGGCTCTTTCCGGATCGACAACATCAGCAACAACATCCGCAAGATATCCCTGGATAGCGGATTCACCCCGCTTAACCTGAACTTCGCGGACAACACGAACTTCAACTTCGATGTGAATGTGCAGTTCGGCAACTTTAACGTTGATAAGTCGTTGGTTACAATAACATCGCTCGAAAAGGACTATACCTCAGCCGAATACAAAGGCAGGTTCGGTGGCCCGTCGCCGCAAGGGATGGTAAGCATCACCTCCAGGTATGGCGATGTGAAGTTCACAAAGTAA
- a CDS encoding BlaI/MecI/CopY family transcriptional regulator codes for MEKLTQQEEEAMQVIWATEGGFIKEFLEKLPEPKPPYTTLASTVKNLEKKGYVQGEKLGNSYRYLPLIKQEDYKKRFMKGFVGDYFKNSYKELVAFFAKDQKISAEELKEIIDMIENKKSN; via the coding sequence ATGGAGAAGCTAACACAACAGGAGGAAGAGGCCATGCAGGTAATATGGGCTACAGAGGGAGGGTTTATCAAGGAGTTCCTGGAAAAGCTGCCGGAGCCGAAGCCCCCTTACACGACGCTGGCCTCCACGGTGAAAAACCTGGAGAAGAAGGGCTACGTGCAGGGCGAGAAGCTGGGCAACTCGTACCGTTACCTGCCCCTGATAAAGCAAGAGGACTACAAGAAACGCTTTATGAAGGGGTTTGTGGGAGACTATTTCAAAAACTCCTACAAAGAGCTGGTGGCTTTTTTTGCCAAGGACCAGAAGATCAGCGCCGAAGAACTGAAAGAGATTATCGACATGATCGAGAACAAAAAATCGAACTAA